CCCGTCGGCCAGTTCACGCTGGTGCCGAAGCCCACTTCGGCAGCCCAGCCCTCGGAGATCTTGGTCAGGTAATCGGTCCAGATGGCCGTGGTGCCCGAGCCGTCGGAGCGGTGGACTACCTGCACGAAGAGCGGCGGCAGGGCGACGTCCGGGTTGAGCTCGGCGATGCGCGGGTCGTTCCACTGGGCGATGCGGCCGAGAAAGAGGTTGGCCAAGAGTTCGCCGTCGAAGACCAGGCCGGTCTCGACGCCGGGCAGGTTGTAGGTCGGCACCACGTCACCCAGGGTGATCGGCATGTTGAAGGCGGTGCCGCCGGTGGCCGCCTGCACTTCCTCGAGCTGCTCGTCGGTCAAGAAGCGTTCGGTCATGCCGAACATGATGGTCTGCTCCAAGAACTGCTGAATGCCGCCGCCCGAGCCGATCGACTGGTAGTTGATGGTGACGCGGCCGCCGGTCACGTCGCGGTACTCATCGGCCATGGCGGTGACGAGCGGCGCGGGAAAAGTGGCGCCGGCGCCGAGAAGATCGACGGTCTGCGCCGCGGCGAGGCCGGGAATCAGGGCAAACGCGAGCATTCCGAGGGTGATCAGTAGTCTTTGCATGGTTTCCTCCTGTAGAAGATCCAACTGCCTCAATCTAAGTTCAGACTGTCAGCCCTTCGTCATGGCCTCACGTTTGGCCCACCTGCTACTCATAGGCCGACATAGTATTGGGATATTGGGCCGAGATACGTGGGTACTCAATCGTGAGCTGTCTGGCGACGGTACTTGAATAAACTGTCGAACCGGAAGGTTCAGCACGGCCGGAGCACCGTGCTCTCGTGAGCGACGCAAGTAATGAGAATCAATGGAGAGTCTGGAGCGGATCCGAGTAGGGTCAAGCTCGACTCCGAAAGGTGGCCTACATTGTTCATTGTTTCCCTCTCGTTCGGCTCTAAGGTAAAGGGGGTAGGTTTGATCTGAT
This portion of the Deinococcota bacterium genome encodes:
- the pstS gene encoding phosphate ABC transporter substrate-binding protein PstS; its protein translation is MQRLLITLGMLAFALIPGLAAAQTVDLLGAGATFPAPLVTAMADEYRDVTGGRVTINYQSIGSGGGIQQFLEQTIMFGMTERFLTDEQLEEVQAATGGTAFNMPITLGDVVPTYNLPGVETGLVFDGELLANLFLGRIAQWNDPRIAELNPDVALPPLFVQVVHRSDGSGTTAIWTDYLTKISEGWAAEVGFGTSVNWPTGIGGNGNEGVAGVVQQTPGALGYNSLVYATLNDIAYGYVVNSAGNVIEPSLAATSAAADVEIAADTRVSITDTDAPEGYPIAGFAWMLVYENLDQNNAIQTREQAEDLVRFIIWAITDGQELAEPLDFSRVPEAVVELNMDMIRELKWQGEAIGEQVLAEMTAAGN